Proteins from a genomic interval of Desulfofustis limnaeus:
- a CDS encoding ExeA family protein, which yields MHGQRLPFIRQPFADEVDTAFFFSGGGRGEIVAEVVGSLQNGVSLITLIGPPGSGKTMVCRVVEERLPPSMFSVYLESAVESFNDMVEVVGREVVRDGDLLTNGTTEQILQATAAALKEQKRQLLIIFDEAEHIYLATLERVRRMLDRVNDEELLLHIMFSGGPQLAESLEQLGIVAFREVEERNVVLDNLDQTATDAYLRHCLNVATEQLPDPFPPDIVNGIYRATGGNFLHINRLAREYVQTEESDAPFLVMLDSLSNANGSSGKKRPYRSRTAPGWTKVDLDFLTLPTIRPSWFISVGGVILLVLLAVWWLGRPSGDDGSLTETDEIPAIELQPVEPLQETAGRDQAEVGPGVPTHAESVVAVQQPIEPEPEPIETAEAESPPRAPQTSTPIGSDVGGDEPIAALSPERPDAESVAEQPAPPAETMPPVEPTIAEVPPVAESETDTEERQERVAQDDRPETRSEMPTAIAEDTGGQEGSAEQETVIVRPVIAADQEKKSISPSSKEDQAKQEVAAQPPPLLVADKVKKWVELAPEEPKEPAPPSPAETAVTVDTPTEPATSVAVSVERQAEEEAAEPATEPIAELAAEPAPQEPPASIVTVQPEVQPAVPPATPVPPALTAADGDSLYQERLAAGARWLVGGGSGRFTVQVMVLTSDHAEDNLKQMLADRDYRAVADSLYVLRKLGDPPTVTLYFGEYRTLAAAQQARNTLPSFLRRHDPYPIAVNAAVEKATGLP from the coding sequence ATGCACGGTCAGCGCTTACCATTTATCCGTCAACCGTTTGCCGACGAGGTTGATACGGCCTTCTTTTTCAGCGGCGGCGGCCGGGGCGAGATCGTCGCCGAGGTTGTTGGTTCCCTGCAGAACGGTGTCAGCCTGATCACCTTGATCGGCCCGCCTGGTTCAGGAAAAACCATGGTCTGTCGAGTGGTTGAAGAGCGGTTGCCGCCCTCGATGTTTTCGGTCTACCTGGAGTCGGCCGTCGAGTCGTTTAACGACATGGTGGAGGTTGTCGGTCGCGAAGTGGTGCGGGATGGCGACCTTCTCACCAATGGTACCACGGAGCAAATCCTGCAAGCGACAGCTGCCGCCTTGAAAGAACAGAAGCGGCAGTTGTTGATCATCTTCGATGAGGCGGAGCACATTTACCTGGCAACTCTCGAGCGCGTCCGCCGGATGCTTGACCGGGTCAACGACGAGGAGCTTCTGCTGCACATCATGTTTTCCGGCGGGCCTCAGCTTGCCGAGAGCTTGGAGCAATTAGGCATTGTCGCTTTTCGGGAGGTTGAGGAGCGGAACGTAGTGCTCGACAATCTCGATCAGACCGCGACCGACGCCTATCTGCGCCATTGCCTCAACGTCGCCACGGAACAGCTGCCGGATCCCTTCCCGCCGGATATCGTCAACGGCATCTACCGCGCCACCGGTGGCAACTTCCTGCACATCAACCGGTTGGCCCGCGAGTACGTGCAGACTGAAGAGAGTGATGCGCCTTTCCTGGTCATGCTCGACTCACTGAGCAACGCAAACGGATCGTCCGGAAAAAAAAGACCGTATCGCTCCCGCACCGCGCCCGGCTGGACAAAAGTTGATCTCGATTTTCTCACCCTGCCGACCATTCGGCCGTCGTGGTTCATCTCCGTCGGTGGCGTGATCCTCCTTGTCCTGCTGGCGGTCTGGTGGTTGGGACGTCCGTCCGGAGATGACGGATCGTTGACAGAGACCGATGAAATTCCGGCCATCGAGCTGCAACCGGTGGAGCCATTGCAGGAAACAGCAGGCCGAGATCAGGCAGAGGTTGGTCCTGGTGTACCAACGCACGCGGAATCTGTCGTGGCAGTGCAGCAGCCGATCGAGCCGGAGCCGGAACCAATCGAAACCGCTGAGGCAGAATCTCCACCACGTGCACCGCAAACCTCCACACCGATCGGCTCAGACGTGGGCGGAGATGAGCCGATCGCCGCACTTTCCCCGGAACGACCCGATGCCGAAAGCGTTGCCGAGCAGCCGGCGCCGCCGGCTGAAACGATGCCGCCGGTCGAGCCGACAATCGCAGAAGTGCCGCCGGTCGCCGAGTCGGAGACAGATACTGAGGAGCGACAGGAGCGCGTTGCTCAGGACGACCGGCCGGAGACCCGAAGTGAGATGCCAACGGCGATTGCCGAGGACACTGGCGGCCAGGAAGGCAGTGCGGAACAGGAAACGGTGATTGTCCGTCCGGTCATTGCTGCCGACCAGGAGAAAAAGAGCATCTCCCCGTCCAGCAAGGAAGATCAGGCGAAGCAGGAGGTGGCCGCCCAACCGCCGCCGCTGCTTGTTGCCGACAAAGTGAAAAAATGGGTGGAGCTGGCGCCTGAGGAACCGAAAGAGCCGGCGCCTCCATCACCTGCCGAGACAGCGGTAACGGTTGACACGCCGACGGAGCCGGCAACATCGGTGGCCGTTAGTGTCGAGCGGCAAGCTGAGGAGGAGGCGGCAGAGCCGGCGACAGAACCGATAGCAGAACTGGCAGCAGAACCGGCACCGCAAGAGCCGCCGGCGTCGATCGTCACCGTCCAGCCGGAGGTGCAGCCAGCCGTGCCACCGGCCACGCCGGTCCCGCCTGCCCTCACCGCGGCCGACGGTGATTCACTCTATCAGGAGCGGTTGGCGGCCGGTGCCAGATGGTTGGTCGGCGGAGGATCAGGACGGTTCACCGTGCAGGTCATGGTGCTCACTTCCGACCACGCCGAAGACAACCTCAAACAGATGTTGGCGGACCGGGACTACCGGGCGGTGGCCGACAGTCTCTACGTGTTGAGAAAGTTGGGCGATCCGCCGACGGTCACGCTCTATTTCGGCGAATATCGTACGCTGGCGGCAGCTCAACAAGCCAGGAACACGCTGCCTTCGTTTCTGCGTCGCCACGATCCTTACCCGATCGCGGTCAATGCCGCGGTGGAAAAGGCAACCGGGCTTCCGTGA
- a CDS encoding radical SAM protein, with protein MPPPTLIRSRRLFGTGTLHQRVQQAVTMLGHCGLCPRRCRVNRLINQTGFCATGRFARIASYGPHFGEEQPLVGRHGSGTIFIASCNLRCCFCQNYEISHTPNSYPEVDAAGLAAFMIDLQNQGCHNINLVTPSHVLPQIIEALPIALQEGLRVPLVYNCSGYESPEALALLDGIVDIYLVDFKFWDAGRATTYLNAPDYPEVARQALTIMHHQVGDLMIDNTGLAVSGLLVRHLLMPDSLEETAAIVKFIADRISPATYCTIMDQYRPCGQAASYPELRQPITAEQYQQALELAAAAGLSRIDRRDLGMLLRRLGII; from the coding sequence ATGCCACCACCAACCCTCATCCGCAGCCGCCGCCTTTTCGGTACCGGCACGTTGCACCAACGGGTGCAGCAGGCGGTAACCATGCTCGGCCACTGCGGACTCTGTCCGCGACGGTGCCGGGTCAATCGCCTCATCAACCAAACCGGTTTCTGCGCGACTGGCCGCTTTGCCAGAATAGCCAGTTACGGACCACATTTCGGCGAAGAGCAACCGCTAGTCGGCAGGCACGGCTCGGGAACCATCTTCATCGCCTCCTGCAACCTCCGCTGCTGTTTCTGCCAGAACTACGAAATCAGCCACACCCCCAACTCCTATCCGGAAGTCGACGCCGCAGGACTGGCCGCATTCATGATCGATCTGCAGAACCAGGGATGCCACAATATCAACCTGGTCACTCCGAGCCATGTGCTCCCCCAGATTATCGAAGCGCTGCCGATCGCACTGCAGGAGGGTCTGCGGGTGCCGCTCGTCTATAACTGCAGCGGCTACGAGTCGCCCGAGGCATTGGCTCTGCTTGACGGCATTGTCGATATCTATCTGGTAGATTTCAAGTTCTGGGACGCCGGCCGAGCCACGACCTACCTGAACGCTCCTGACTACCCGGAGGTTGCCCGACAGGCATTGACCATCATGCATCACCAGGTGGGCGATCTGATGATTGATAACACTGGACTTGCCGTAAGCGGCTTACTGGTCCGTCATCTGCTCATGCCGGACAGTCTCGAGGAGACGGCGGCGATCGTGAAATTCATTGCCGACCGGATCTCTCCAGCCACCTACTGCACGATCATGGATCAGTACCGTCCCTGCGGACAAGCTGCCTCATACCCCGAGTTGCGGCAACCGATCACCGCCGAGCAGTACCAGCAAGCCCTGGAACTCGCCGCAGCGGCAGGATTGTCCAGAATTGACCGGCGCGATCTCGGCATGCTGTTGCGCCGTCTCGGCATCATCTGA
- the aat gene encoding leucyl/phenylalanyl-tRNA--protein transferase produces the protein MPVFQLTDQVLFPPPELAEESGLLAVGGDLSPRRLLAAYRLGIFPWYGENDPLLWWFPSPRLVIFPTEFHSPRSLRRALRRTAPSLTINRAFEGVITSCADVRRERGEQTWITPDMLAAYIDLHHRGYCHSVECWQGTALVGGLYGLALGKVFFGESMFSRVTNASKFCLLHLVAFLQENDYELLDCQMTTAHLQQFGAREISAPHFLDLLKLLIPTTTYDSKWPHEKNDRYGIV, from the coding sequence ATGCCGGTATTTCAACTGACAGACCAGGTACTTTTCCCCCCGCCGGAACTGGCCGAGGAAAGCGGCTTGTTGGCCGTCGGCGGGGACCTTTCTCCCCGGCGACTGCTAGCTGCCTACCGCCTGGGGATCTTTCCCTGGTATGGGGAGAATGACCCGCTCCTCTGGTGGTTTCCCTCGCCACGACTCGTGATCTTCCCCACCGAGTTCCATTCTCCCAGAAGCTTAAGACGAGCGCTACGCCGAACCGCTCCATCTCTGACCATCAACCGCGCCTTTGAAGGCGTCATCACCTCCTGTGCCGACGTGCGCCGAGAACGAGGGGAACAAACGTGGATCACGCCGGACATGCTGGCCGCCTATATCGATCTGCATCATCGCGGTTATTGCCACTCGGTTGAATGCTGGCAGGGAACTGCGCTTGTCGGAGGGCTCTACGGCCTGGCACTGGGGAAGGTCTTTTTCGGCGAATCCATGTTTTCCAGGGTGACGAATGCTTCCAAATTCTGTTTGTTGCATCTGGTTGCGTTCCTGCAGGAAAACGATTATGAACTGCTTGACTGCCAGATGACCACCGCTCATCTGCAGCAATTTGGAGCCCGCGAGATCAGTGCCCCCCATTTCCTGGATCTGCTCAAACTCCTGATACCGACAACAACCTACGACAGCAAGTGGCCCCATGAAAAAAATGACCGATACGGAATTGTGTGA
- a CDS encoding GGDEF domain-containing response regulator has translation MSTPESRFATLSEALPDVLPSAAAASFVQRAGEGLFSWSELLALLEDDRPVANSLIRFAAVTSTATEPVPETLSQTLLALGLKSTLALAAAFSIQAANGSGPCHQFAYQRFWDVSLARGFAARTLGRLCSHADPDEFFVYGLLLRVGQISLAAEHPQTYAGMVAETDDPLLLLSQEQAQFRTTHLRAGLKLINGWPLPRGVATTLQVLLADSHAPSPDSSTTRDLELLRHAEGAAQVLLADQPLDTLAACLSPLMNLGLRPSDCLLLATEMRNHWKAWCRQTTSVNAFAPCTAPEVAPHEKSQGRRHPAADDDPLTILIIDDDPMTVLSLSHLLHTPTKVVINAADGSQGLALAERHQPQIVITDWRMPGLNGIELCRLLRSDERTRHTYIIMLTGCESDDELLQAFAAWADDYIVKPFKPKVLEARIRSGERLVRSHRTIIRDREIIHHYAEQLAQANRTLQELALTDVLTGLPNRRNALERLKEVTAEARRHQGPLCCIMIDIDHFKKVNDDWGHDVGDRVLRELAEVFISSARRYDMVSRIGGEEFLVICPHSTVVETQHLAERLRQAVADYPIVHDRQAIGVTISCGVAAWRQNMHDFEEMTKTADRALYRAKQRGRNCVVVEEGR, from the coding sequence ATGAGCACACCAGAATCGCGCTTCGCCACGTTGTCCGAGGCCCTGCCGGACGTCCTCCCGTCTGCTGCGGCTGCCTCTTTCGTTCAGCGAGCCGGTGAGGGTTTGTTCTCATGGTCAGAGCTGCTCGCACTTCTCGAAGACGATCGTCCCGTCGCCAACTCGCTGATCCGCTTCGCCGCCGTCACCAGTACCGCAACAGAACCGGTCCCGGAGACGCTGTCTCAAACCCTGCTCGCTCTCGGGCTCAAGAGCACGCTGGCCCTGGCTGCCGCTTTTTCGATCCAGGCTGCCAACGGCTCCGGACCATGCCACCAGTTTGCTTACCAGAGATTCTGGGACGTCTCGCTGGCCCGCGGCTTCGCTGCCCGGACCCTGGGACGGCTCTGTTCTCACGCCGACCCCGATGAATTCTTTGTCTACGGGCTGCTGTTACGTGTCGGTCAAATCAGTCTGGCCGCCGAACATCCTCAGACCTATGCGGGCATGGTTGCCGAGACGGATGACCCGTTGCTCTTGCTGAGCCAGGAACAGGCCCAATTCCGCACCACTCATCTCCGTGCAGGACTGAAGTTGATCAACGGTTGGCCCCTGCCTCGCGGTGTTGCCACCACCCTACAGGTCCTTCTGGCGGATAGTCACGCTCCGTCGCCGGACTCATCCACCACCAGAGACCTCGAACTTCTCCGGCACGCCGAGGGGGCAGCCCAGGTTCTCCTGGCCGACCAGCCACTCGACACGCTGGCCGCCTGTTTGTCACCTCTGATGAACCTTGGTTTGCGTCCCAGCGACTGCCTCCTGCTCGCCACCGAAATGCGAAACCACTGGAAGGCGTGGTGTCGACAAACGACCTCGGTCAACGCCTTCGCCCCGTGCACGGCCCCAGAAGTTGCTCCTCACGAGAAAAGCCAGGGCAGACGTCATCCGGCAGCCGACGACGATCCGTTGACCATCCTGATCATCGACGACGACCCGATGACCGTGCTGAGTCTCAGCCACCTGCTGCACACCCCGACCAAGGTGGTCATCAATGCCGCCGATGGCAGTCAGGGACTGGCCTTGGCGGAACGTCACCAACCGCAGATCGTCATTACCGATTGGCGGATGCCCGGCCTCAACGGCATCGAATTATGCCGACTGCTGCGCAGCGATGAGCGTACCCGGCACACCTATATCATCATGCTCACCGGATGCGAATCGGACGACGAACTGCTCCAGGCATTTGCTGCCTGGGCCGACGACTACATCGTCAAACCGTTCAAGCCGAAGGTGCTCGAGGCCAGAATCCGCAGTGGTGAACGGCTGGTCCGTTCGCACCGAACGATCATCCGGGACCGGGAGATCATCCACCATTATGCCGAACAACTGGCTCAGGCTAACCGCACCTTGCAAGAACTGGCCCTGACCGATGTGTTGACCGGTCTGCCTAATCGCCGCAACGCGTTGGAAAGGCTCAAAGAAGTAACGGCCGAAGCACGCCGGCACCAGGGCCCGCTGTGCTGCATCATGATTGACATCGACCACTTCAAAAAGGTCAACGACGACTGGGGACACGACGTGGGCGACCGGGTATTGCGGGAACTGGCTGAGGTCTTCATCTCATCGGCCCGAAGATATGACATGGTAAGTCGTATCGGTGGCGAAGAGTTTCTCGTCATCTGCCCGCACAGCACGGTGGTCGAAACGCAACATCTGGCCGAACGATTGCGTCAAGCGGTCGCCGATTACCCCATCGTTCACGACCGTCAAGCCATCGGGGTTACCATCAGCTGCGGTGTCGCCGCCTGGCGGCAAAACATGCACGATTTCGAAGAAATGACCAAGACCGCCGACCGAGCCCTCTATCGGGCCAAACAGCGAGGACGGAATTGTGTGGTGGTCGAGGAGGGCCGCTGA
- a CDS encoding hybrid sensor histidine kinase/response regulator yields MTLLSLATTGIALLLLFSLALVVHVRQLRETMADHLLFLAAAISQTGLPEDGRAAPETAQKLVTALEVDEDIELAALYDAQARVVAAYQRGDDDEHALWQVAAQEVDARLFLANNSFHLLLSQIIRQGEKNLGRVVLVSRLPRLEKQMVLAAVAMLFGMGLFVVVNHLAARRLQRAISEPVDRLAATARRITELGDYSIRVEQGGRDEIGGLIDHFNSMLDAIQVRDRELHQHRHNLELLVEERTEELRRRRDEALAASQAKTEFLANMSHEIRTLMNGVIGVLSLLKDAPLSEEHRRLLATAARSADSLLHIINDILDFSKIDAGMIEFESIPFDVGQLVEEVALLYVDAVNLRNIDLLCQVPPDLGGKIQGDPTRLRQILTNLLSNAVKFTKAGQIVLRVECIEVSEQKLLLRFVVKDSGIGIPEKHLPRLFEKFTQADGSITRHYGGTGLGLSVCKQLVELQGGDIGAYSRLGEGTEFWFTMPFTTSDGQPATRLVNTIQDELILLVIGNQTARVILESYLLEAGARVVCCRDHSEALEQLREAAQHGRSYDTIILDEAFYDESHPHRFLEHRGISEEKAGPRLILLCRRTASFSTRFPDGVAAIVYQPILRAQLVEALNGAAEQHLGVAESVAGARPVLPGGTILLVDDEPINRMVVCAILERFGLVVHSAANGREAIERAAAHRYQIILMDIQMPEMSGYEATERIRSRELTDGREPTVIIAMTANALKSTRMRCLQSGMDDFISKPINPEMLAERLRPWFAGNNVTAEQLGEKSQHEMDDGEIGLLWSRPEALHLAGGDPALLRGLIKLFLERHGLLLARVEQAIMAEDPQQLDDAAHALKGALNHFCAARAHREALLLEMRGKSGEMSDCAEIFSRLTVEVARLTELLARETAEANGNSNQLN; encoded by the coding sequence ATGACCCTGCTCAGCCTGGCGACCACCGGGATCGCTCTGCTGTTATTGTTCAGTCTGGCGCTGGTGGTACACGTGCGTCAACTCCGTGAGACCATGGCCGATCACCTGCTGTTTCTGGCGGCAGCCATTTCTCAAACTGGTTTGCCGGAAGACGGAAGAGCGGCACCGGAAACGGCGCAAAAATTGGTCACGGCGTTGGAAGTGGACGAGGATATCGAACTGGCGGCGTTGTACGATGCGCAGGCCAGGGTCGTCGCTGCATACCAACGGGGTGATGACGATGAACATGCTTTGTGGCAGGTAGCAGCGCAGGAAGTTGATGCACGATTGTTTCTGGCCAACAACTCCTTCCACCTGCTCCTCTCCCAGATCATCCGGCAGGGTGAAAAGAACCTCGGCAGGGTTGTCCTGGTATCGAGGCTGCCGCGCCTGGAAAAGCAGATGGTGTTGGCGGCGGTGGCCATGCTGTTTGGCATGGGCCTCTTCGTGGTCGTCAACCACCTGGCTGCCCGGCGATTGCAGCGCGCCATCTCTGAGCCCGTCGACCGACTGGCTGCAACCGCCCGGCGCATCACCGAACTTGGCGATTACTCGATTCGAGTGGAGCAGGGGGGGCGGGATGAAATCGGCGGCTTGATCGATCATTTCAACTCCATGCTTGACGCCATCCAGGTTCGGGATCGCGAACTCCACCAACATCGTCACAACTTGGAACTGCTCGTGGAGGAGCGTACCGAGGAACTGCGTCGTCGCCGGGACGAAGCTTTGGCTGCATCTCAGGCGAAAACGGAGTTTCTGGCCAACATGAGCCATGAAATTCGCACCCTGATGAACGGGGTGATCGGCGTCCTGTCTCTGCTCAAGGATGCTCCCTTGAGTGAGGAACACCGTCGCTTGTTGGCAACGGCCGCCCGTTCGGCCGACTCGTTGCTGCATATTATCAATGACATCCTCGACTTCTCGAAAATCGATGCCGGCATGATCGAATTCGAGTCGATCCCGTTCGATGTCGGTCAGTTGGTTGAGGAAGTGGCGTTGCTCTATGTGGACGCCGTGAATCTTCGTAATATCGACCTGTTATGCCAGGTTCCCCCCGACCTCGGCGGCAAGATCCAGGGCGATCCCACCCGGCTGCGTCAGATCTTGACCAACCTGCTCAGCAACGCGGTGAAGTTCACCAAAGCCGGTCAGATCGTTCTGCGTGTCGAATGCATCGAGGTCTCTGAGCAGAAACTATTGCTCAGGTTTGTCGTCAAAGATAGCGGTATCGGTATTCCGGAAAAGCACTTGCCGCGGCTCTTTGAGAAATTCACCCAGGCCGATGGTTCGATTACCCGGCACTATGGTGGTACCGGTCTTGGCCTGAGCGTCTGCAAACAACTCGTCGAGTTGCAGGGTGGTGATATTGGCGCCTATTCCCGACTCGGCGAAGGAACTGAATTCTGGTTCACCATGCCGTTCACCACCAGTGACGGCCAGCCTGCCACCCGGTTGGTCAATACGATACAGGATGAACTGATTCTGTTGGTGATCGGCAACCAGACTGCCCGAGTCATCCTCGAGTCGTATCTGCTCGAGGCTGGGGCCCGTGTCGTCTGCTGCCGTGACCACTCGGAGGCCCTGGAGCAACTGAGGGAGGCGGCACAGCACGGGCGAAGCTATGACACCATCATTCTTGATGAGGCTTTTTACGATGAGTCACACCCTCATCGGTTTCTCGAACACCGTGGCATATCGGAGGAAAAGGCCGGGCCGCGGCTCATCCTCTTGTGCCGACGTACCGCATCCTTTTCCACCAGGTTTCCGGACGGAGTCGCGGCTATTGTGTATCAACCGATCCTCCGGGCCCAGTTGGTCGAGGCCCTGAACGGGGCGGCAGAGCAGCATCTTGGCGTTGCCGAGTCGGTCGCCGGTGCAAGACCGGTGCTGCCGGGCGGGACCATTTTGCTGGTTGACGATGAGCCGATCAACCGCATGGTGGTGTGTGCGATCCTCGAGCGATTTGGCCTGGTCGTCCATAGCGCCGCAAACGGACGTGAAGCCATAGAACGAGCCGCTGCTCATCGTTATCAGATCATCCTGATGGATATCCAGATGCCGGAGATGAGCGGTTACGAGGCCACTGAACGGATACGCAGCCGAGAACTGACCGACGGGCGGGAGCCGACGGTCATTATCGCCATGACCGCCAATGCGCTGAAAAGCACCAGGATGCGCTGTCTCCAATCGGGAATGGACGATTTCATCTCCAAACCGATCAATCCGGAGATGCTGGCAGAGCGTCTGCGACCCTGGTTCGCCGGCAACAACGTGACGGCGGAGCAACTAGGGGAAAAATCACAACACGAGATGGACGACGGGGAAATTGGCCTGTTGTGGAGCCGCCCCGAGGCGCTCCATCTTGCCGGAGGAGACCCCGCCTTGTTGAGGGGCTTGATCAAGCTCTTTCTGGAACGTCACGGTCTGCTCCTGGCTCGGGTGGAACAGGCGATCATGGCCGAAGACCCACAACAGCTCGATGATGCCGCCCATGCACTGAAGGGGGCCCTCAATCATTTCTGTGCAGCACGAGCCCACCGGGAGGCGCTGCTTCTGGAAATGCGTGGCAAGAGCGGAGAAATGAGTGATTGTGCGGAAATCTTTTCTCGTTTGACGGTGGAAGTGGCCCGTCTCACCGAGCTTCTGGCCAGAGAGACCGCAGAAGCCAACGGTAACAGCAACCAGCTGAACTGA
- a CDS encoding TolC family protein has product MNICFSRCRTFFLVPLVAFFSLVQAAHSQEPKAIGWSLAEAVETALLSNLGLQLKRHEVQQAEGTAQAAQGSFSPLLSAEVGATGLQRTPASVAEAETEQTTVWQAGISKRFTPGTEIDLSLSNNTFDSDTDLLLFDPVYRSGWTLGITQPLLRGRGEDAQTADLEAARRALEAQTFLVDDEAAALAAQVKNAYWELVFAHRNLEVLQLSLVLAQRLKEETAARIETGSLATIDIFQPESEVAVREQELISGQQLIGSAEDRLKLLTNTSDWQTPLQPTEYPDVRPVRPDLATVMEKALANRPDLKAAALQIQAAAWRLKRAENERLPALDLYGLAGLGGTADSFGRAVDNTWGDTDHQWQIGLRFSHPLDSSLADGNYRQAAAVHARSRTSLEMMKQEVRRLARSTVRDIELALKTIEAAKKTTLARQKSLDAEQAKFEAGRSTTLDVLIAQQHYSQALTAEHRAHVSYAQILADLDRLQGIISLPKR; this is encoded by the coding sequence ATGAACATCTGTTTCAGCCGTTGCCGCACCTTCTTCCTGGTCCCTCTTGTCGCTTTCTTCTCTTTGGTACAGGCCGCCCACAGCCAAGAACCCAAAGCGATCGGCTGGTCACTGGCGGAGGCAGTGGAAACGGCTTTGCTCAGTAACCTCGGGCTGCAATTGAAACGACATGAGGTGCAGCAGGCCGAAGGTACTGCCCAGGCTGCGCAAGGGAGCTTTTCTCCGCTGCTCTCGGCAGAGGTTGGCGCCACCGGCCTCCAGAGAACACCGGCGAGCGTGGCTGAAGCCGAAACCGAACAGACCACCGTCTGGCAGGCTGGAATCAGCAAACGGTTCACCCCCGGAACCGAGATTGATCTGAGCTTGTCCAACAACACCTTTGACTCCGACACCGACCTGTTGTTGTTCGACCCGGTGTATCGCAGTGGCTGGACCCTCGGCATCACCCAGCCCTTGTTGAGAGGACGGGGCGAAGACGCACAAACCGCCGATCTGGAGGCCGCCCGCAGGGCGCTGGAGGCGCAGACCTTTCTCGTAGACGACGAGGCTGCCGCACTGGCCGCTCAGGTGAAAAACGCCTATTGGGAACTGGTATTTGCCCATCGGAACCTGGAAGTATTGCAGCTATCCCTGGTTTTGGCCCAACGATTGAAGGAGGAGACGGCGGCCCGGATCGAAACCGGCTCGCTGGCCACCATCGACATCTTTCAGCCCGAATCGGAAGTGGCGGTACGCGAGCAGGAGTTAATCTCCGGTCAGCAGCTGATCGGCTCAGCCGAAGATCGCCTGAAACTGCTGACCAACACCAGCGACTGGCAGACCCCTCTGCAACCGACGGAATATCCGGACGTCAGGCCGGTCAGGCCCGACTTGGCGACGGTCATGGAGAAGGCATTGGCTAATCGTCCCGACTTGAAGGCGGCTGCCTTGCAGATTCAGGCGGCGGCATGGCGGCTCAAGCGAGCGGAAAACGAGCGGTTGCCAGCCCTTGACCTGTATGGCCTTGCCGGCCTCGGAGGGACTGCTGACAGCTTTGGCCGGGCCGTGGACAACACCTGGGGCGATACTGACCACCAGTGGCAGATCGGCCTGCGTTTCTCGCATCCCCTGGATTCCTCGCTGGCCGATGGTAATTATCGTCAGGCAGCGGCCGTCCATGCCCGCAGCCGGACCAGCCTGGAAATGATGAAGCAGGAAGTACGCCGCCTGGCCCGCTCCACCGTTCGTGACATTGAACTGGCCCTCAAGACCATCGAGGCAGCAAAAAAAACAACGCTTGCCCGGCAGAAGAGCCTGGATGCCGAACAGGCCAAGTTCGAAGCCGGCCGCTCCACCACCCTCGATGTTCTGATCGCACAGCAGCACTATTCCCAGGCGCTCACGGCGGAACATCGAGCCCATGTGTCTTACGCGCAGATACTTGCCGATCTTGACCGGTTGCAGGGAATCATCTCCCTTCCGAAAAGATAG
- a CDS encoding lysophospholipid acyltransferase family protein codes for MDSISPDNATYLTPPVQPALLSRLFPSLWFYAGFLDIVYRAAHLAKRRAYDQEAWGASSLEVLRRLERGGIRMEVTGLQNVAASSWPVVFIGNHLSVMETVVLPSLLLPYGSVTYVIKQSLLDVPVFKHVMRSCRPIAVTRTNPRQDLKLVLEEGGTRLREGCSIIIFPQTTRTAFHPEQFSTIGVKLAKKTGVPIIPVALCTDAWGNGRWLKDFGKIRPQRRVRFAFGEPVAVTGKGNDEHETVIDFIQQHLHRWQEQDRR; via the coding sequence ATGGATTCCATCTCGCCCGATAACGCTACCTACCTCACCCCGCCGGTACAGCCGGCACTGCTCTCTCGTCTGTTTCCTTCCCTCTGGTTTTATGCCGGCTTTTTGGACATTGTCTATCGGGCCGCTCATCTGGCCAAACGTCGCGCCTACGATCAAGAGGCCTGGGGCGCGAGCAGCCTGGAGGTCCTGAGGCGGCTGGAGCGCGGCGGCATCAGGATGGAGGTGACCGGCTTGCAAAATGTGGCCGCTTCGTCCTGGCCGGTGGTCTTCATCGGGAATCATCTCAGTGTCATGGAGACGGTAGTGTTGCCGTCGTTGCTGCTGCCCTACGGTTCGGTGACCTATGTGATCAAGCAGAGTCTGCTGGACGTGCCGGTTTTCAAGCACGTTATGAGGTCGTGCCGGCCGATTGCGGTTACCAGGACCAACCCCCGGCAGGATTTGAAACTGGTGCTTGAGGAGGGAGGAACACGTCTGCGGGAAGGGTGCTCCATCATCATCTTCCCTCAGACCACGAGGACCGCCTTTCATCCGGAACAGTTCAGCACCATCGGCGTCAAGCTCGCCAAGAAAACCGGAGTGCCGATTATCCCCGTCGCCTTGTGTACCGATGCCTGGGGCAACGGTAGATGGTTGAAGGATTTCGGAAAGATCAGACCCCAGCGGCGGGTGCGGTTCGCGTTCGGCGAGCCGGTGGCGGTAACGGGGAAGGGGAACGACGAACATGAGACGGTCATCGATTTTATCCAGCAGCACCTGCACCGCTGGCAAGAACAGGATCGTCGCTGA